A stretch of the Argentina anserina chromosome 6, drPotAnse1.1, whole genome shotgun sequence genome encodes the following:
- the LOC126800227 gene encoding uncharacterized protein LOC126800227 — protein MGDLRGCSPVPNGAVLEERLTSSSSSSSLPSSQSSSSLLSIPAGVSAEYWRRAEEATQGVIAQVQPTDVSERRRRDVIDYVQRLIRGYLRCEVFPFGSVPLKTYLPDGDIDLTAFGGLNVEEALANDVCAVLEREDQNMAAEFVVKDVQLIRAEVKLVKCLVQNIVVDISFNQLGGLCTLCFLEQVDRLIGKDHLFKRSIILIKAWCYYESRILGAHHGLISTYGLETLVLFIFHLFHSSLNGPLAVLYKFLDYFSKFDWDNYCISLNGPVRISSLPELLAEMPDNGGADLLLSNEFLRSCVDRFSVPSRGYEAVPRTFQPKHLNIVDPLKENNNLGRSVSKGNFYRIRSAFTYGARKLGRILSQPEDDIDDEIRKFFSNTLDRHGSGQRPDVQDPIPLSGYDGFGSVLDPQLQEDNAVYESQSAYSAGMVGDSGLNHEGSWDDGVANFNVPGPLINVPPKSDTEVVSPAMFPETDGSSNGVVVSECRLVGDAKDLATSIFHDLMISNDAQKLSPSRGEMRLSPLGKKKLARHLYLSHSSMGNGNLSNGYEDHELPESFGSAENGVGNQDGSQSACNQELLPPVGQKHQLSRLHSIVGSSEDFYPSYSGYRMLMSTTGSPETSNPLYDLSGDYDSHLNSLRFGHSCYEFELNAVHSPLPPSMPSQYQRSKSWDASRQSVQHRQNAFSPMSPNGVVPRQAFYHMNQSMLPNSAGFGMEEMPKPRGTGTYFPNTNHYRDRPMTTRGRNQAPVRSPRNNGHAMMPYPENIFSDRNNHDLSQTQMPLQKGGGKFVFPDSPTSSHRTKAYPNSNGSIHPSDQIVEFEPVEHVPLDAPPSGRQTNLGSSSSQNSNVGQPSTNSDSSTEQDRISVQSYRLKDEEDFPPLSA, from the exons ATGGGCGATCTTAGGGGCTGCTCGCCTGTGCCAAACGGCGCCGTTTTGGAGGAGAGGCTGACCTCGTCCTCGTCTTCGTCATCGCTACCGTCCTCCCAATCGTCTTCGTCTCTGCTATCAATTCCGGCCGGCGTCTCCGCCGAGTACTGGCGGAGAGCGGAGGAGGCGACGCAGGGGGTCATAGCTCAGGTCCAGCCGACTGACGTGTCCGAGCGGAGAAGGAGAGACGTCATTGATTACGTCCAGCGCCTCATTCGAGGATATCTCCGTTGCGAG GTGTTCCCGTTTGGATCAGTGCCACTGAAGACGTATCTGCCTGATGGGGATATTGATCTGACTGCTTTTGGCGGTCTCAATGTTGAAGAGGCACTGGCCAATGATGTCTGTGCTGTTCTTGAAAGGGAGGATCAGAATATGGCTGCTGAGTTTGTGGTGAAGGACGTGCAGTTAATTCGAGCAGAG GTTAAGCTTGTAAAGTGCCTTGTGCAAAATATTGTGGTTGATATATCCTTCAATCAGCTAGGAGGGCTATGTACATTGTGCTTTCTTGAACAG GTTGATCGCCTCATTGGCAAAGATCATCTCTTTAAACGTAGTATCATACTGATCAAGGCTTGGTGCTATTATGAGAGTCGAATTCTTGGCGCCCATCACGGTTTGATATCTACATATGGTTTGGAGACCTTAGTTCTTTTTATCTTCCATCTATTCCATTCATCTTTGAATGGTCCTCTAGCG GTCCTGTATAAATTCTTGGACTACTTCAGTAAATTTGATTGGGACAACTATTGTATCAGCTTGAATGGTCCAGTTCGCATATCCTCACTTCCTGAACTTTTGG CTGAGATGCCAGATAATGGTGGGGCTGATCTATTGCTTAGTAATGAATTTCTCAGGAGTTGTGTGGATAGATTCTCAGTTCCTTCAAGGGGATATGAGGCAGTTCCTAGAACGTTCCAGCCAAAGCATCTTAATATCGTTGATCCActtaaagaaaataacaacCTTGGCAGAAGCGTGAGTAAAG GAAACTTTTATCGAATAAGGAGTGCTTTCACATATGGTGCTCGAAAACTAGGGCGCATCCTGTCACAGCCAGAAGATGACATAGATGATGAGATTAGAAAATTTTTCTCAAACACATTGGATAGGCATGGAAGTGGACAGAGGCCAGATGTCCAGGATCCTATTCCATTATCCGGATATGATGGGTTTGGTTCTGTATTGGACCCACAGTTGCAAGAAGATAATGCAGTTTATGAATCCCAATCTGCATATTCAGCTGGCATGGTTGGGGATTCTGGGTTAAATCATGAGGGATCTTGGGATGATGGAGTTGCAAATTTTAATGTACCTGGTCCACTTATAAATGTTCCACCCAAAAGTGATACAGAGGTAGTATCCCCAGCAATGTTTCCGGAAACTGACGGTTCCTCAAATGGAGTTGTTGTTTCAGAATGCCGCCTAGTTGGGGATGCAAAAGACTTAGCTACTTCCATATTTCATGACCTTATGATTTCAAATGATGCTCAGAAACTGTCCCCGTCCAGAGGTGAGATGAGATTATCTCCTttgggtaaaaaaaaacttgcacgtcatctctatctctctcactCATCAATGGGAAATGGAAACCTAAGTAACGGATATGAAGATCATGAACTGCCAGAAAGCTTTGGATCAGCTGAGAATGGGGTTGGTAACCAGGATGGGAGTCAATCAGCTTGTAATCAGGAGCTTTTGCCTCCAGTTGGACAAAAGCACCAACTTTCACGCCTGCATTCCATTGTGGGTTCCTCTGAAGACTTTTATCCTAGTTATTCTGGTTACCGGATGCTAATGAGCACTACTGGAAGTCCTGAAACTTCTAACCCTTTGTATGATCTCAGTGGGGATTATGATAGTCATCTAAATAGTCTACGTTTTGGCCATtcatgctatgagtttgagcTCAATGCAGTCCATAGTCCCTTGCCACCTTCAATGCCCTCACAATACCAGAGAAGCAAGTCATGGGATGCAAGTCGACAGTCTGTGCAGCACAGACAGAATGCATTTTCACCAATGAGTCCCAATGGTGTTGTTCCGAGGCAAGCATTCTACCATATGAACCAATCAATGCTACCTAACAGTGCTGGGTTTGGTATGGAGGAGATGCCAAAACCCCGAGGAACTGGAACATACTTTCCCAATACG AACCATTACAGAGATAGGCCCATGACAACAAGGGGAAGAAATCAAGCACCTGTGAGGTCTCCTCGCAACAATGGCCATGCCATGATGCCATATCCAGAGAATATTTTTTCTGACAGAAACAATCATGATCTATCACAAACCCAAATGCCTCTTCAAAAAGGTGGGGGAAAGTTTGTTTTCCCGGATAGCCCTACCAGCTCTCATCGGACGAAAGCATACCCCAATTCCAATGGCTCAATACATCCTTCTGATCAAATTGTAGAATTTGAGCCAGTTGAGCATGTGCCATTAGATGCACCTCCTAGTGGCAGGCAAACAAACTTGGGATCATCATCTAGTCAAAATTCTAATGTTGGTCAACCCTCAACAAACTCAGATTCCAGTACAGAACAAGACAG GATTTCTGTGCAGTCATATCGTCTGAAAGATGAAGAGGATTTCCCACCATTATCAGCCTGA
- the LOC126796716 gene encoding uncharacterized protein LOC126796716, whose protein sequence is MKVLVHYEVTNASLTKFDLAAANNTILYYNLTLNLTLENPSTVNYNFDRLEAGLVFKGQNLYDMTNISKPFYLGHETNVTLPVVFTGNHSVALGDQEASDFRKADAFDIAVKIHSEYSTRTGKTFNIKQEVTCTLKVPLNSDGKNAGERFQITKCDVTMLNA, encoded by the coding sequence ATGAAGGTGCTGGTCCATTACGAGGTCACCAATGCCTCCCTGACCAAGTTCGACCTCGCTGCTGCCAACAACACCATCCTCTATTACAACCTTACCCTCAATCTAACCCTTGAAAACCCTAGCACCGTGAATTACAACTTCGACCGACTGGAGGCCGGGCTGGTTTTCAAGGGCCAAAACCTATACGACATGACCAATATTTCGAAGCCTTTCTACCTGGGGCACGAGACCAATGTGACACTCCCGGTAGTGTTCACCGGGAACCACTCGGTGGCTCTCGGGGATCAGGAGGCTTCTGATTTCAGGAAGGCTGATGCCTTTGATATTGCTGTGAAGATTCACAGTGAGTATTCGACTCGGACTGGGAAGACATTTAATATTAAGCAGGAGGTGACATGCACCTTGAAGGTCCCTTTGAATTCCGATGGAAAAAATGCTGGTGAGAGATTTCAGATTACCAAATGCGATGTAACTATGTTAAATGCCTAG
- the LOC126800268 gene encoding uncharacterized protein LOC126800268, which produces MTAGTGERSIFSLLLLILLSFSMPSFSVAYRPGDIVPMSKMGLYHSMKTDWHDMIGRHCPIFAVNREVLIPIVKPTGYTGADAYKISFQVGREKFLIPWLYLINRKSSEVPMLEVHLRYSGSDLHGVTAKVVDMPHHYVEIHPDIRKQFWDPQNWPKHLLVRYTWEEQSEIDVTSGFYVLFGSGLTLSFILSIYILQSSKDKFARFVMERVAESNMPAGGVAKVE; this is translated from the exons ATGACGGCGGGAACCGGAGAGAGATCGATTTTCTCTCTACTTCTTCTGATTCTCTTATCTTTCTCCATGCCCAGTTTCTCTGTTGCTTACAGGCCAGGTGACATCGTCCCCATGAGCAAGATGGGACTCTACCACTCC ATGAAAACTGACTGGCACGACATGATCGGACGACATTGCCCGATCTTTGCTGTGAATCGTGAG GTGTTGATTCCTATTGTGAAGCCGACGGGTTATACTGGAGCGGATGCATATAAAAT ATCATTTCAAGTTGGGAGAGAAAAGTTCTTGATTCCATGGCTTTATTTGATAAATCGTAAAAGCTCAGAGGTCCCAATGCTTGAGGTGCATTTG AGATACTCGGGAAGTGATTTGCATGGTGTCACCGCTAAAGTTGTAGATATGCCTCACCACT ATGTAGAAATTCATCCAGATATTCGTAAACAATTTTGGGATCCTCAGAATTGGCCAAAGCATCTGCTGGTCAGATATACATG GGAGGAACAATCGGAGATAGACGTCACTTCTGGATTTTATGTACTATTTGGATCAG GTCTCACCCTGTCTTTTATTCTCTCAATATACATCTTGCAATCATCAAAGGACAAATTCGCAAG GTTTGTGATGGAGAGAGTTGCAGAAAGCAACATGCCTGCTGGAGGTGTGGCAAAGGTTGAATGA